CATCATCTGGTGAAGCGGCTGGTTTGTTCAGGGATATGGTTGTTTAGATGGGTGCGTAACCTTGTTACTGGACACGAGGTGAATATCACCTTCTGTTGAGATGTGGAGAAATAGATATACTACTTCTGTATGCTATTGTTTGCCTGCGGAGAGCAATAAAGAGTACATTTGACCATTTACCAGTACTACAAACTGAGTATATACTGCGGCTCTGGCTCTCGGCAGAAAACATAGAAACATATTCAttctctctccgtttcataattcttgtcgaaatcttacatgtatctagacatcttttagaaacattttttagaaatagatacatctattaatttgagacaagaattatgaaacagagtaGCCAAATAATTCATGAATTCATGCGGCCCTGCCCTGCTGCAGTAAGCTTCTGCTAGCATTGTCAAAGGCACAACGCAGTCGCAGAATCTCGCAAAAGCACCAAATTCGGAGCTAAAATTCGCTTCCGTTGTATGCTGAAACAATTCATATTACACCACAACAATAACGCTTAGTTGCCTTCGAACTTGAACCAAAATACGAAGCACAAGCAAGCAACAGGCAGAAAAGACATTGCAAATTACTGCTAGCATGGTCAAAGGCACAACGCAATCTCCGAATCTCGCAAAAGTACCAAGTTCAGAGTTAAAATTCGCTCCAGTTGTATGCTGAAACAATTCGTATTGCAAACTTAATTGTCTTAGAAGTTGAACCAGAATACGAAGCACAAGCAAGCAAcaggcagaaaaaaaattgcgaaTTACAAAAATAACAGAGTAAGTTCGACAGAATATGAAACTAGAAGCAGATCCATACAGCCTGAGGTAACAATATTCGGTCGAATCCTTCGATTGATCCGCCCATATAACGTTATTACAGCAAAACGCAAGATCCCCCACAAGGGGATCAAGAACTCACCAACCACGATCCAAGAAACAATCTACCAGACATAAGCTACTAAAAGGATCCAATCTATGAATCCCTCCGCGGGGATCGGATCAGACGGGGGAGAGGAGCTGGGTCCAGGAGAGCTTGGAGTCTCCCGAGTTCAtgccgacgacgatgatgaggGGGATGAAGCCCCAGTGCGCCGCCACCTTCGCCTTCTTCATCGTCCACGTGCTCCACTCCTTGGCGAGccgcaccgccaccgccgcggtgGTCTGCTCGTCCTCTGCCGCGGACGATCCCTTCTTCCCTCCCTTGCCCTTCGGCTTCGGCTTGAGCGACGGTCGCGACGCCATGGGGACTTCTCTTGATTCTTCGATTCGTTCGGCGAAAACCCTAGGTGTGGGGATGTGTTTGCTCTGTGGTTTGATCTGGCTTCGGGTTAATATTGGTTTCTTAGTGGGCCAGTCCTCACGTGGTTGGGTCAAGGAGTCCTCTCTCGGGAAGGACTCAAAGGCCATTGTGCTGTTGGGCTAGATTTTCATGGAACTTTGGCCCAAGATTTGTGTAGATTTGGCCTGAACATTCTTGTCTTTCTTGACCCCCTAAAAAaatttcgctaaaaaaaaaacttgtcttTCTTGACAATAACGGACGAAAGAAGTCCAATCTTTTTCCACCCAAAATGGATCTGTAGCTAATGACCGCGCTGCATTTTGATTTCCAGCTgctaaaggaaaaaaaactaatttgaGACTGTTTTGCAACAACCCCTTGGAAGGAAACTCTTCCAAGAACATCATTTTGCATTAGGCGCACGTAAAATGCTATGCCAATCGTCATCGTAGTTTTAGCACTTCATTTGTCACATCATCGCGTGAGTTAGCTTCTCCTCCAAGTTGTGAGCTTTTTTCACCAAAGTAATCAATTCTGCTCTATCTACAACATCATAACCTCGGTCGCCTCTCCTGAGTCTGGCCATGCTCTGATGTCGCCCGACCTCCTTACCCAACATGGTTGTGGCCTCTATACCTCCTTTTTTAGCTCTCTAGGGGTATTCTTCAACCATTGAACGTATCCTTAAACCTATGTGAGCTCCCAATTAACCATCCTCACGTTATTTGTGTGTCTAGTCATCGCCCATCGTATGTGATATGGTCGCCTCATCAGCCTTATGCTCCTCTGAACTCAGATGATCATCACATCACGTTGCTGATGAGATGTTGGTATGAGCCCATCTATTTCCATTCCAGCCCCCCCGGCATTTTCATTTCCACTCGTCGCCGGTGAGATTCCGATGACCATAGGGTCACCCACCACCCACGAACATGCACGTCACCCTCTCTCTACCAAACCTACACACTGGATTAACATATTTCCCCAATTATTGTGAAAGGCATTAAAATGACCAGGGTCGTGCTAAAGCACAATTTTTATGCCTCCAACGAACACATGGCGAATTTTGACCACGTCATAGCAAAAAATGCCTCAAATCAACCAAAAACCGCCCAAGGGGATTCACCCAGGTTTTTGGGTTCTGAGGGTGTAAATCAGACCAAAACATAAAGTTTAGGAGGGTAATTGGCGACCAATCTATGTTTAGGCCTGGGTAAAAAAGTGAAGCTTTTTCATAACATATAGAACAACTTGTGTGTGTCTCTCTTTCAAACAAAAAGTAAGGCCGGACACCATCCCCAGTCCCATGTCTTCCACGAAGTTACATTAAGAGGTACTATTTTGTAGAAGTTTTgacattttatttgaaatctAAACATCTAAATGCCACAACATTCAGGAAATACCTCTCATCCAAATAGACCTTACAATGTTTGGTATGCAGGGAGACACACCATCTCCAGCAGGTAAGAGTGAGTCTACTACTTAATTAAGCGTGGTGCAAGCCTGCAAGGGATGGACTGAACTGaacacctctctctctctctctctctctagaaAAAAGGATGGACCTAACATTCTCATCCTCCAGGAAAAGGTACATTACATGGATTTTGAATTAGCGTGTTTCTGTTGGTAACGTTGGCAATTGAAATTAGAAGTAAACACGAAAACTTATTAGAAAACTAGCACAATACCACGCATTGCTGCAGGCTAAGTTGTACTGTCATCCATAGTTATGTTGGATCATGAGTATTATTCATATACACCTTTTTTTCGCGCGGATAATTCATACACTATCTTTAATTTTGTTGAGAAACCTTCATACACTATCTGTACGTTATCATTGTGCAAGTTATTATTAAATCCCCGTACCAGTGATGCAGCCTAGATGAAGAAACCCCGGCCCAGCGAAAGCCTGGTACACTGGTGAACTTGGATTTCAACTCAAGCACAGCACACCGTACTAACGCTGTGACGTGCCAGACCAGATGCACGCACCTGAACCATGCACGCCCAGTTTTTAGCTCAGTGGGCGCACAGACATATTCACTCACTCAGCCCGCACCTTTGAGAAGGAACCATGCATACTCACCATCCCCGTCCACGTCAAGGCCCAACCACTGTGTCCTCGGTAGAACCGACAAGCCATCGACACACCGGGCCCGGCACACCCAAAAAATATTAGCGCACGCGCACGGAACCTCACGCCGCCACCACGTACGTGCTACTTCTACCGCATCGCATGGCATCGGCACACCGGTCCGGTTCTTTTCTCGCAAATCTGCCGACGCCCACCCACCCACCGCCCCGCGCGTGCACAAAACGAAATTAAAGCAGACGCGGAGGAGAACCATCGTATTCCACCAAATCCGCCGCGGATCGACCCCCCACCTTCGCGCGCGCACCCTGCCGGTACGGTACGACCGCGGCGCCCTGCCGTTCACACTCCACGATGGCCCCGCACGCCGGTGAGACGTACTACTACGTACTGATGGATTGATTCCCCACGAGCCGTGTACGTGCTCCACTGGGTTGCACCGCATCTGGGTTTAATTGGACGGGCGTGCGGGTcattaaaagaaaaggagggtGGATTTGGGCTTGTGCGAGAGGGAAAGCGGTAGGGTATCGATCGATCGGGAGCGGGAATGTTTGACCGGCGCCATCGACGTCGAGGCTGAGACGTGTGCGTTGCGCGGTGGGCCTTTGCTTGACCGCCCGCTCGTGACGCCGTGACGGGACAAATGCGCGGCCAGGCCACGCCCACGGCCGCTTGTGCTTAAAGCTCCACCGACCGGGCGCCGCTCGTGCTGTGACGGGTCACCGTCGGTCTACAATACGTGCTGCTCTCGCCGGCAGGTTGTGGGCTCGCTGTTTGGCGAGTCGTAGTTGAGAACTCCTCCAGCTACGTATATAGGTGGGCCGCGACGCCGGCCGGTTTTTAGAATTGGTTTTACTCGTTTCCTTTACGGAGGATCAGTCTTTTCGATCTTATGGGCCCGGGAGAAGGAACGCAAGGAGCAAATGGAAAACTGGaaagataaaaataatataaatgAAATACTACTTCGAGGTGCAACAAAGGAAGCTTGTAGGCCAATGCGAGGACAAGAGTCAAGTAAGTTGAATTAGTGATACTCACCGAGGAAAAGGCACCGATCATGACGGCCGGCTCTAGCATCCTAGACCCTGCGCAGCCAGCTTGGTTCGAGAGCAAGCGGAAGATGACAAAAGATCGAGATGCCGGTGACCCATGTTGATCGCCTTATATTGGTCCTATTTTGGTGGTCCTTTTTGTGTATGCATCATGCTTTATGTGCGCCGGTGAGGGATATATAAAACATACttccttcgtccaacaaaaaatgtttcaattttgactaaatttgaatgcatctatacactaagtcatgtctagatacattcaaattttgacaaacttgagatttttttgttggacgaaaaAAATATCTATGATAATTTGTTTGCTAATTGACGGCTTGTACAATGGCCTTATTGTTTGCTAATATGGCCACAGTGGCTTGGCGGACAACAGGGAAAACAATATATATCCGGTCATATGGGTTGCCTCGAAACGGGTAGCAGCGCCGAGGACACTGAGCGACCCAAACGGACATAGACCGGACAACGTGGCACCAGTTGCGTCTGCTCCGCGACCGAACGGACCAAAACGGACTCATGCGTGTCGGCCGCTGGAGTCACCCTTTGGTGTCTaaacgattttttttaattctcaTGCACGCACACCTGGATTTAACTCCTGTAGTTGACACGCCGTGattattttttgaactgaatAATAAGTTATTGAACTGAACACGCCTTGATTCTTGATGCATGTTATGCGAGACATCACTTCCTCGTGCTAATTACGTGGAGCTAATACGTGTTCTTTTAATTAGTATTTTTCCTAGCTTGTCTACATAACTCGTGTTCAGTGTCCTGCGTGTATGCACATGTGAATATATATGATGGTGTCGATCGATGTGCTATGCATGTTGGCCTGTAGATATGCATGTGCGTCTGCTTATGCTTAGAAATTTAATTAACAacattgcatgcatgtgcctGCCGTTCAGCAGATAACAGAATGATAATATAATAAATCACAACAATTGGCATTTAATAAATCATAGTACTGAATTTGAACAGGGATGCAGTGGCGGTCCATAATTTATTATAAACATAAGGTACGATAAACCATGGCATATAGACATATAGTTTGGCAGCTGTACAGTACGTACACGGACGTGGTAACGTGAATACCGTACGTACCCATCTACACACCAGCTATACACGTAACTATGGACGCGACCATATTTCAAAACGGTACTTGCATATCTTTCACGTGGAAATATAGAAAGAGAGTGTTCCACTGCACTGCACTGCACCAAGCCACATGTTGGGACGTTAAACTCTTGCTAGCTGCAGGACCAGAGTTAGTTGTTCAAACCATTGACTTAGACGAGCTTAATTAATAATTAAACCACTCAATTTTTAAGCACACTAAAAATGCATGTCCATGAAGCTGGAAATTAACCAGCCAGTATCTCGATCATTTAACAGTATAGTCTGCGCTGCGATATGGACTACTAGTAATAAAAATCAAGTGCGTATAGTCCAAGGATTTGTTCTGACCGGTAGGAACAACCACATGAACACATGCAAAAAGAATCTAAAAGAAGGCGATTGATTTCGCTAATAGACACATTAAGAATTGACTGATTCTATATAATACGATccaatacggagtagtactagctagctagatagaTCGATCGCCGGACCCCCGCACCCACACAAAATTATATATTCCCATCCGGAAAAAGTCGTATCTTGCGCCTATCATCGTCGTTGCACGCTTTTgcaataaaaaatgaaaacaaatcaaGAGGGGGAAGGCTAAGGTAGAGCCAAGAAACGAGACCAGTTGAAATCCCAAACCCTCCTCCCTTCCAAGCTTCGCCTCTCCCTAGCTTCCCTTTACACacttggctagctagctgctccCACTCTCTATCTCCCTCATGTCTTCtggtggtggcggaggaggaggagatcggcaTGGTCATGGACTCtatcaccagcagcagcacggccacggccacctGGGGGCGGACTACGAGTTCAGCAGCAACGACATGGAGAGCTTCTTCTTCAGCCAGCCGGCCGCGGGCGACGTCGGCGGTGGAGAGATCGCGCCCTACGCGAGCATCACGGACTACCTGCAGGGGATCTTGGACCCCAGTACTGGGATAGCTCGGCACCTCGACGTGCCGTGCTCGTCTCCAGTCAAGCACGAGCTGTCGGTGGACGCCAGGAGCCACGATCTCGACAGCCAGGGCGCAGCTGGGGCGCTGCTCACGCCCAACTCGTCTCTGTCTTTCTCGACTAGCGGCGGGGACGATGGAGAGGGAAAGTCTCGCCGGTGTAAGAAGCAGGTCCTGGCCAAGGAtaatgaggaggaggaggaagaggagggtgTGAAAGATCTGCAGGACGATGGGGAAAATTCCAAGAAAGGGTAGGTTTTATTCGATGCTACTCTCCTTCCGTGTGAATCTATCGTCTTGATTTCTTGCTTAATTGATTCCTTGCGAGAATCTGATTGGATGCCTTGCTATGGCGCTAGATCTGGCCCCATACTGTTGCTTAGTTACTCCCATTGTTTATCCCTTTGTCTGAAGTACTACGTGATGTGCGCGAATATTAGGGTTCATGCTACGATTTCGTCTTAATTTAGGGTTCTTTGTAGTTCATTGCGAATTAAGATCCGGTTAGCCCCAACCCAACCCTGATCGATGCATATATACTTTCCTCTGCTCTCTTTTATTgttcttattttgttttggtcCAAGATGACTTTATAGATCATGTGGTGCTATTCAATTTAAAAGACGATCTACGTACACACTCTAGAAGATAAGATCTTCCTTATAATTAATCAATTTTGCTGCGCGTGTGCCGTATATATAGTAATTAAGCTTCAATCTTTGACCAAGTAGATAGCTTCGGCTTTGAAGATCCTATTAAAGATTTCCCCCTTTTAGAAAAGATCCAAAGATGTAGGTTATCGTATACGTCTCTAACCAGAGCATCAAGGTTACCCACTTTGGTTTTACATTACCTTTTGCCAAGAACGATATGATGATCTTGCCATGACATGGGAACTCCAGACCATGTACGTAGTCGCTGCTACTGCAGTCTAGCTATAATAGCTGGAGTACGTAAGAGTTCATACCCACACTATCAGCAAAACTTTCCATGAAAAAGCTACGCATGCACACACCCATGCATGACACATGTGTGATCCGCGCGCCTGATCTGTTTCCTAATTAACCGAGATGCATCGACTTAATTTGCCGTTGCAGGAACAACAAAGGCAAGAAGCAGAAAGCTGAGAAGAGGCAGCGGCTGCCTCGTGTCTCCTTCCTCACCAAGAGCGAGGTCGACCACCTCGAGGACGGCTACCGCTGGCGCAAGTACGGCCAGAAGGCCGTCAAGAACAGCCCATACCCAAGGTCTTgctcttgcatgcatgcatatatgatcGACATATGCAACCTGATCTATATATCTAGCTACTCTTGCAGCATGCATGATCGACATATGCAACCTGATCTATATATCTAGCTACTCTTGCAGCATGCATGGTGTGTTCGATCCAATTAAGTACtctttccgtttcataattcttatcagAATCTCACATGTATCTaatattttttaggaatagatacatccatttttgtacaaatttgagacaagaattgtGAAACGGAGGGATATATACCAAAACTGATATATATGTAAAATGGCCGGCAATGCGCAGGAGCTACTACCGGTGCACGACGCCCAAGTGCGGGGTGAAGAAGCGGGTGGAGCGGTCGTACCAGGACCCGTCGACGGTGATCACCACGTACGAAGGGCAGCACACCCACCACAGCCCCGCCAGCCTCCGGGGAAGCGCCGCGCACCTCttcatgccgccgccgcaacacCTCGGCCtcatggcgccgccgctgttcCGCACGGACCTGATGAGCATGATGCAGCACATGCAGTACCCCAACCCTAACATGTACATGCCGACAAGTatacctcctcctcctcatccaacggcaacccctcctcctcctcttcagcAGCACCACTTTACTGACTACGCGCTATTGCAAGACCTCTTCCCTTCCACAATGCCCAACAACCCTTGACTAACTGACTTCTCTCTGCATATATttacttaattaattaattagctagctagctagcccctCTAGCAGAGATGATATATGCTGTTTCTGAAAACTTGGAGTTGCGCCAAATGTGATCGATCGCCAAGGCCCAAGGGGTGATGATGTGAGGGTATTGCTGACATTAATCAATTTGCTGCAAACTTAATTAATTTCATCTTGAAGTTGTGCATGCTTGCATTACTTCATTCTCTTCCATTTGCCAACTTCTACGGACGAATTGTACAAGTTGATGAAAGCTAGTAGTAGAACGGAGCTCCATGCAACTTAATTTAGCTCTTATTGTTCTACAGCTATAGACATATTGTACATGTACTAGTGCATCTCATGTGTGTACCTCATTGACTCATTCGAAGAGAGGAAAATATTTCATTCCCCTTCCGTTGCTAGCGAGGAATTAACTACACACATCAGATATACTTCTGCTTGTTCATGGGATAATATATATGCTTCTATATATAACTAATATAAGGGTGCGTGCTATATACAGCTGCTTCTTAGGAGGCCGACCGCCGGTGCCAGCTGTTTCTTTTGTGCACGTGTAAAACTGGAGTGGATAATGATGGTGCAAAACTGTTTGATTGCTTTAGACGTTGATCGATACACTATATATATGGTTTCTTGTGGGAGTGAGCATGATATGTGTTGCCTTATCGTGACTTGCCTTGTTGTTGGTAGAAGAACATTTGGAACTTAAGGAGAGAAATTAATAAGTTCTAGCGCGCTGTGACTACCCAGTGTGGCTATCCGTGTGAATTTGCCCATGATGATCTATTTTGAACTTTTGATGAATGAAAATACAAGTGTGTTTTCTCATTCTTATATGTATTTAATTGAAGCCTGGTTATTGTAAAGTGGCCTGTACTACGTGCGGTGGTATGGTGAACAACAGTTCTGCCGCAGGGGATAAAATTTCAAAAGTGCTGGtcagttttattttgttttgcaatCCTTTTTTATTCTCTAGTATAAAGCTCAGTTTGTCATTACGGTGTGGACTGTGGTAATCTTGTCAggttgaacattttttttgcatgtgcCTTGTTGTTTGGTTATCTGACATTTGTCATGCATGActagtactctctccattccaaaacacaactcatatagatttttctcactTGTTTCACAATACatcccatttttcttttgaaatccGCACTCGGCAAATAACTACTTACATGCATTTactattaatccaatatgaaTGGTCAGGCACTAAAAACGAGAGCTgacttggtccaagtgcacaaatctatatgaattgtgttttggaatgaaGGGAGTATAAGAAAAAGAGATCTATGTATATCCTTACAGGCTAAGTGTAATGTTTCTATTTTTAGAAGTTAGTTGGGTTAATTATCATTTGGTTTGACACAAACAACACACTAACTTTGGTTTAAAAACATTTATAGATAAAAAAGGAGATATCTCTGCCAGGTCTGCATCCTATATAGGATGCACAAGATCTCCGTAGAACTATTTCTATATGACAACATATTAAGTAACTTCAGTGCCCTGTGATCCAAGCACCCACAAAAGTGGACCTAATAATCTTTATACTTTTTCAAACACTATCAGTATTGGGGTTCAGACCTAATTGGGGGTCCTGGTACGTAGTATGGAGCATGAACCAAGCATTTCTTCGATGATCTTTTTTACAATGGTGCGAGACGTACATACTGATCATCAATAGCAAGATGCATGTGGTGACTTCATCGGTCCTAAGTTCCGTGACTTTAAAATAGCCGTATGTTAGTTCGTGTTGTAATAGTACAAGCGTGCACGTGATCATCTTGTTTTTTACCTTACAAGAAACTACCTTATTCTCTATAGGTTATGGTACATGTTCTTTTTAATAAATAGAAGATTTACTACCCAAGCCTCATCCATGATGCATATAGCATGGGAAATGTCTATCACATCATTTATtaaaatcataaaaaaaacaactaACTAAAAAGTGTGACGGGCCACAAAAAACACCGCACTATAAGCTAAGAAGCCTATTACTAGCACTGTAGCACACCAATAAAACTGGGGCATAAGCT
The Brachypodium distachyon strain Bd21 chromosome 2, Brachypodium_distachyon_v3.0, whole genome shotgun sequence genome window above contains:
- the LOC100825711 gene encoding probable WRKY transcription factor 71, translating into MSSGGGGGGGDRHGHGLYHQQQHGHGHLGADYEFSSNDMESFFFSQPAAGDVGGGEIAPYASITDYLQGILDPSTGIARHLDVPCSSPVKHELSVDARSHDLDSQGAAGALLTPNSSLSFSTSGGDDGEGKSRRCKKQVLAKDNEEEEEEEGVKDLQDDGENSKKGNNKGKKQKAEKRQRLPRVSFLTKSEVDHLEDGYRWRKYGQKAVKNSPYPRSYYRCTTPKCGVKKRVERSYQDPSTVITTYEGQHTHHSPASLRGSAAHLFMPPPQHLGLMAPPLFRTDLMSMMQHMQYPNPNMYMPTSIPPPPHPTATPPPPLQQHHFTDYALLQDLFPSTMPNNP
- the LOC100838788 gene encoding mitochondrial import receptor subunit TOM7-1 is translated as MASRPSLKPKPKGKGGKKGSSAAEDEQTTAAVAVRLAKEWSTWTMKKAKVAAHWGFIPLIIVVGMNSGDSKLSWTQLLSPV